In Streptomyces sclerotialus, one genomic interval encodes:
- a CDS encoding FAD-dependent oxidoreductase, producing the protein MAERLVVIGGDATGMSAASQARRLRKPDELEIVAFERGTFTSYSACGIPYWVGGVVDERDALIARTAQQHRERDIDLRMRTEVTELDVDKRRVRSRDLETGAEEWTEYDKLVIATGATPLRPPLPGIDAPGVHGVQTLDDGQALLDTLSRTEGRRAVVVGAGYIGVEMAEALIQRGYEVTVVNRGAEPMSTLDPDMGCLVHDAMTGLGIEMVNGAEVTEIRTGDDGRACAVVTPEKEYPADVVVLGLGVRPETTLAEAAGLPLGASGGILTDLAMRVRGHEDIWAGGDCVEVLDLVSGRDRHIALGTHANKHGQVIGSGVGGGYATFPGVVGTAVSKVCDLEIARTGLREKDARAVGLQYVAVTVESTSRVGYFPNAAPMTVKMLAERLSGRLLGVQIVGREGAAKRVDIAAVALTAKMTVEQMTALDLGYAPPFSPVWDPVLVAARKAVQAVRADAAPQ; encoded by the coding sequence ATGGCGGAACGACTGGTGGTCATCGGCGGGGACGCGACCGGGATGTCCGCCGCGTCGCAGGCCCGCAGGCTGCGCAAGCCCGACGAGCTGGAGATCGTCGCGTTCGAGCGCGGCACCTTCACGTCGTACTCGGCCTGCGGCATCCCGTACTGGGTCGGCGGGGTCGTGGACGAGCGGGACGCGCTGATCGCTCGGACCGCGCAGCAGCACCGGGAGCGGGACATCGACCTGCGGATGCGGACGGAGGTCACCGAGCTCGACGTCGACAAGCGGCGGGTGCGCTCGCGCGACCTCGAAACCGGCGCCGAGGAGTGGACGGAGTACGACAAGCTCGTGATCGCGACCGGCGCGACGCCGCTCCGCCCGCCGCTGCCGGGCATCGACGCGCCGGGCGTGCACGGCGTGCAGACCCTCGACGACGGGCAGGCGCTGCTGGACACGCTCTCCCGTACGGAGGGGCGGCGCGCGGTCGTCGTGGGCGCCGGGTACATCGGTGTGGAGATGGCCGAGGCGCTGATCCAGCGCGGGTACGAGGTCACGGTCGTCAACCGTGGCGCGGAGCCGATGTCGACGCTGGACCCGGACATGGGCTGTCTGGTGCACGACGCGATGACGGGACTCGGCATCGAGATGGTCAACGGTGCCGAGGTGACGGAGATCCGTACCGGGGACGACGGACGGGCCTGTGCGGTGGTGACGCCGGAGAAGGAGTACCCGGCGGATGTGGTGGTGCTGGGGCTCGGTGTACGGCCCGAGACCACGCTCGCCGAGGCGGCCGGGCTGCCGCTGGGCGCGTCCGGCGGGATCCTGACCGACCTGGCGATGCGGGTGCGCGGGCACGAGGACATCTGGGCGGGCGGTGACTGCGTGGAGGTGCTGGACCTGGTCTCCGGGCGGGACCGGCACATCGCGCTCGGTACGCACGCCAACAAGCACGGGCAGGTCATCGGCTCGGGGGTGGGCGGCGGCTACGCGACCTTCCCCGGTGTGGTCGGCACGGCCGTCAGCAAGGTCTGCGACCTGGAGATCGCCCGTACCGGGCTGCGCGAGAAGGACGCGCGGGCGGTGGGGCTGCAGTACGTGGCCGTCACGGTCGAGTCGACGAGCCGGGTCGGGTACTTCCCGAACGCCGCGCCGATGACGGTGAAGATGCTCGCCGAGCGGCTGTCGGGGCGGCTGCTGGGCGTGCAGATCGTCGGGCGGGAGGGCGCGGCGAAGCGGGTGGACATCGCTGCGGTGGCGCTGACGGCGAAGATGACGGTCGAGCAGATGACGGCGCTGGACCTGGGCTACGCGCCGCCGTTCTCACCGGTGTGGGACCCGGTGCTGGTGGCGGCGCGCAAGGCCGTGCAGGCGGTACGGGCGGACGCCGCGCCGCAGTAG
- a CDS encoding pore-forming ESAT-6 family protein, whose amino-acid sequence MGAGQDRRSYDTGASADAQGNIQTVIARLEQVITARDGQVKAAMADFTADGVADEYHGKEMRWNRASQEVKNIIQLLRTTLEKNDGTAQHTLSKAKAAVDNIG is encoded by the coding sequence ATGGGTGCGGGTCAGGATCGTCGTTCGTACGACACGGGTGCGTCGGCGGATGCGCAGGGGAACATCCAGACGGTGATCGCGCGGCTGGAGCAGGTGATCACGGCGCGGGACGGTCAGGTGAAGGCGGCGATGGCGGACTTCACCGCCGATGGCGTGGCGGATGAGTACCACGGCAAGGAGATGCGCTGGAACCGGGCCTCGCAGGAGGTCAAGAACATCATCCAGCTGCTGAGGACGACGCTGGAGAAGAACGACGGGACGGCGCAGCACACGCTGTCCAAGGCGAAGGCCGCGGTGGACAACATCGGCTGA
- a CDS encoding DUF6507 family protein: MAGWDLDPQGISGVLKTTGEVAGKIETHTKAYGEHLQSAAAHAGTIAAEGEAHGGGGKGEKPAGGLVALALSQFSEHTLNDLKFIAMRAGKSLNGAVDATTAYTDGDLEMAAEAQRKALGAVDVDPTKPGAQER, translated from the coding sequence ATGGCCGGCTGGGATCTGGATCCGCAGGGCATTTCGGGTGTGCTGAAGACGACCGGCGAGGTGGCCGGGAAGATCGAGACGCATACCAAGGCGTACGGGGAGCATCTGCAGTCCGCGGCGGCCCATGCGGGCACCATCGCCGCCGAGGGCGAGGCGCACGGCGGCGGGGGCAAGGGGGAGAAGCCGGCCGGGGGGCTGGTGGCGCTGGCGCTGTCGCAGTTCTCCGAGCACACCCTGAACGATCTGAAGTTCATCGCGATGCGGGCGGGCAAGTCCCTCAACGGCGCGGTGGATGCCACCACCGCCTATACCGACGGGGATCTGGAGATGGCCGCGGAGGCGCAGCGCAAGGCGCTGGGCGCGGTGGATGTGGATCCGACGAAGCCGGGGGCCCAGGAGCGGTGA
- a CDS encoding PDR/VanB family oxidoreductase → MSDALLGLLVAGKRTVAEGVCELSLRRPDGGALPAWTPGAHLDLHLTPDLARSYSLCGDPAERTEWRVAVLRETAGTGGSAYVHDRLAAGDTVTVSAPRNHFPFEPPAGPAARCLFLAGGIGITPLLPMIARAQAAGTDWRLLYGGRTRASMAYADRLSAYGERVTLRPEDEHGLLDLAGYLRPADTATDTDTATHVYACGPEALLAATEEQCRAAGLPADSLHVERFRPAPAEGPSFEVELADSGRTVRVPPGRSILETLEEAGVQVLSSCRAGTCGTCETEVLSGTPDHRDHLLTDAERAAGDTMLICVSRSHGPRLVLAL, encoded by the coding sequence ATGAGTGACGCCCTCCTCGGACTCCTCGTCGCGGGCAAGCGGACCGTCGCCGAGGGCGTGTGCGAGCTGTCGCTGCGCCGCCCGGACGGCGGCGCGCTGCCCGCCTGGACCCCCGGCGCCCACCTGGACCTCCACCTGACGCCGGACCTGGCCCGCTCGTACTCCCTGTGCGGCGACCCGGCAGAACGGACCGAGTGGCGGGTCGCGGTGCTGCGTGAGACCGCGGGCACGGGCGGTTCCGCGTACGTGCACGACCGGCTCGCGGCCGGCGACACGGTCACCGTCTCGGCGCCCCGCAACCACTTCCCCTTCGAGCCCCCGGCCGGCCCTGCCGCCCGCTGTCTCTTCCTCGCCGGCGGCATCGGCATCACCCCGCTGCTGCCCATGATCGCCCGCGCACAGGCGGCCGGGACGGACTGGCGGCTGCTCTACGGTGGCCGGACCCGCGCCTCGATGGCGTACGCCGACCGGCTCTCCGCCTACGGGGAGCGCGTCACGCTGCGCCCCGAGGACGAGCACGGCCTCCTGGACCTGGCGGGCTACCTACGGCCCGCCGACACGGCCACGGACACGGACACGGCCACCCACGTGTACGCCTGTGGCCCCGAAGCGCTGCTCGCCGCCACCGAAGAACAGTGCCGGGCGGCGGGACTCCCCGCCGACTCACTGCACGTGGAACGCTTCCGCCCGGCGCCCGCCGAGGGCCCTTCCTTCGAAGTGGAGCTGGCCGACTCGGGGCGCACCGTCCGCGTACCGCCCGGGCGTTCGATCCTGGAGACGCTGGAGGAGGCCGGCGTACAGGTGCTCTCCTCGTGCCGTGCGGGCACCTGCGGCACCTGCGAGACCGAGGTCCTGTCCGGCACCCCCGACCACCGCGACCACCTCCTCACGGACGCGGAACGCGCGGCGGGCGACACCATGCTCATCTGCGTGTCCCGCTCCCACGGTCCCCGCCTGGTGCTCGCCCTCTGA
- a CDS encoding aromatic ring-hydroxylating dioxygenase subunit alpha, translating to MPVPTAFARDQWYVAAYGSEVGGEEILARTVCGEPMALYRTPDGHAVALADRCVHRRYPLSEGTLEDGRLVCGYHGFTYDRAGACVSVPGQTRVPRTARVTSYPLAELDGFVWVWIGDPARADVSAVPRAPWLADPAWTVVRGMEPLNARYGLLVDNLLDLSHETFLHAGYIGTPEVAATPITTEADEERGIVRVSRHMDDAECPPFYADSTGLKGRVSRWQDIEYHAPCLYLLHSRIAPVGSVPGADGSDPDAFHTEVAYAITPSTETTTYDFWLVARDFAREDEGVSAFLHDFNRTVVLQDVTALDILERVTAEEEGRRVQELSIGIDAGGLAARRVLERMIARSAKRDEGAPAAGVPGAATAAVAVAPEAGAAR from the coding sequence ATGCCCGTTCCCACCGCGTTCGCCCGCGACCAGTGGTACGTCGCCGCGTACGGCAGCGAGGTCGGCGGCGAGGAGATCCTCGCCCGTACGGTCTGCGGGGAGCCGATGGCGCTCTACCGCACGCCGGACGGCCACGCCGTCGCGCTCGCCGACCGCTGCGTCCACCGCCGCTACCCGCTCTCCGAAGGCACGCTGGAGGACGGCCGGCTGGTCTGCGGTTACCACGGCTTCACCTACGACCGGGCCGGCGCCTGCGTCTCCGTACCTGGCCAGACCCGCGTGCCGCGCACCGCGCGCGTCACCTCGTACCCGCTCGCCGAGCTGGACGGGTTCGTGTGGGTGTGGATCGGCGACCCGGCGCGCGCCGACGTGTCCGCCGTACCGCGCGCCCCCTGGCTCGCCGACCCCGCCTGGACGGTCGTCCGCGGCATGGAACCGCTCAACGCCCGCTACGGCCTGCTCGTCGACAACCTCCTGGACCTCTCGCACGAGACGTTTCTGCACGCCGGGTACATCGGCACCCCGGAGGTCGCCGCCACCCCGATCACCACGGAGGCCGACGAGGAGCGCGGCATCGTCCGGGTGAGCCGGCACATGGACGACGCCGAGTGCCCGCCCTTCTACGCCGACTCCACGGGCCTGAAGGGCCGCGTCAGCCGATGGCAGGACATCGAGTACCACGCGCCCTGCCTGTACCTGCTGCACAGCCGCATCGCGCCGGTCGGCTCGGTACCGGGCGCCGACGGCAGCGACCCGGACGCCTTCCACACCGAGGTCGCGTACGCCATCACGCCGTCCACGGAGACCACGACCTACGACTTCTGGCTGGTGGCGCGGGACTTCGCCCGTGAGGACGAGGGCGTCAGCGCCTTCCTTCACGACTTCAACCGCACCGTCGTCCTTCAGGACGTGACGGCGCTGGACATCCTGGAGCGCGTCACGGCCGAGGAAGAAGGCCGCCGGGTCCAGGAGCTGAGCATCGGCATCGACGCGGGCGGACTCGCGGCGCGCCGGGTGCTGGAACGGATGATCGCCCGCTCGGCGAAGCGCGATGAGGGCGCGCCGGCGGCCGGGGTGCCGGGCGCGGCGACGGCCGCTGTGGCGGTCGCGCCGGAAGCGGGGGCGGCCCGATGA